One Dromiciops gliroides isolate mDroGli1 chromosome 3, mDroGli1.pri, whole genome shotgun sequence DNA segment encodes these proteins:
- the LOC122750255 gene encoding kallikrein-7-like codes for MAMAHVLCLWLLQLLLLAAGPQAQETEEGKDKIIEGHDCSPGSHPWQVALFNGNQLHCGGVLVNRNWVLTAAHCLINKYNVHLGKSSLKGKERGSQVIQATRSVRHPQYSTVTHMNDLMMIKLQKPARLGTNIKPITLPSQCAPPGTSCTVSGWGTTTSPDATYPDNLQCTDVKLISTSDCKKIYKDLLKEAMLCAGIPDSKTNACNGDSGGPLVCGGVLQGLVSWGTFPCGQPNDPGVYTEVCKFMPWIQKTMRG; via the exons ATGGCCATGGCCCATGTACTCTGCCTTTGGCTGctacagctgctgctgctggcagCTGGTCCTCAGGCCCAGG AGACTGAGGAGGGAAAAGACAAGATCATTGAAGGACACGATTGTAGCCCGGGCTCCCACCCATGGCAGGTGGCTCTGTTCAATGGAAATCAGCTGCACTGTGGTGGAGTGCTTGTGAATAGGAACTGGGTGCTGACAGCTGCCCACTGCTTGATAAA TAAATACAATGTGCACTTGGGCAAAAGCAGtctgaaggggaaagagagggggtcCCAAGTGATCCAGGCCACCCGGTCGGTCCGTCATCCTCAGTACTCTACTGTCACCCACATGAATGACCTCATGATGATAAAGCTACAGAAGCCTGCCAGGCTGGGGACCAACATCAAGCCTATCACACTACCCTCCCAGTGTGCCCCACCTGGCACCTCCTGCACTGTCTCTGGCTGGGGCACCACCACCAGCCCAGATG CGACATATCCAGATAACCTCCAGTGTACAGATGTGAAACTCATCTCCACTTCAGACTGCAAGAAGATATACAAGGATCTATTGAAGGAAGCCATGTTGTGTGCTGGCATTCCTGACTCTAAAACCAATGCATGCAAT GGTGACTCTGGGGGCCCCTTGGTGTGTGGTGGAGTCTTGCAGGGTCTTGTATCATGGGGAACCTTCCCATGTGGACAGCCCAATGATCCTGGTGTCTACACTGAAGTTTGCAAGTTTATGCCCTGGATCCAGAAAACCATGAGgggttaa